Part of the Mytilus edulis chromosome 9, xbMytEdul2.2, whole genome shotgun sequence genome, ATTTGATAGAGGATTCCTTGATAAAGTTGTGCTGACATTCGAGAATTGGCAGGAGGGGCCCTTTGACAGAGATTCATTTATACTTgcggtagtccaaataattacgacgtctggcaaggctattttaattttttttcttggacGCCTTCCTTTAACGGCGTCCCAGAAAAATCATAAAATAGCCTTGCcggacgtcataattatttggactaaactTGCGGTAGCTACACCCTGTAAAGTTGATGAAAGGGCACGTACGCCTTTTTGCATCAGACGATTTCAAATGCTGTATtacatgatgattaaaattaatactgAGAGACAATCTTGTTGTatttgtaaaatggattggaaaccttggtggtatattggtaattacgcctaattttttttttataggagaatggggttcgattccctgctagggtcaatccattttatcataaatataaaacaattttgtcatttcagtacaacaGTTATAATATtaacctatactttattttatattttatcgtcagatcatatgtttcaatgaaattattatatacatgcCTTTTAACAAGATAGATGAAACGTGTTTTTCAGTGGGAGGAGTTTTGAAGTTAAAACAGCAAACATGAACGTTgcggtatctaggtcaaatatgtcaatttcgaattgtaacacattgttgtcattgtaaaggtattagtaacaaaatgtgtatcatattttagtgtttgaaagtgtcccaagttaatgaaatacattaaatgcgtataccaatttaataaaattcatttttctgccgtagtcaatatacgcatgtgtaaactaattttattggataataaagtatggtttctttacaaagctaaagaagcacgtcatattagaatgcaTGTTTGTCCTTAAACCGGCAATAATAtaaagttatacatgttatacaatgtATGTACCGTTAACCACAAAACGTATCCTATACCTTTAAAACTACGCACCTGATCTTAATTTGAATGTCATTGCCAATGATGATAATTTGATCagctaacaataaaaaaaagtcagaataaTGTAGATTAGCTACATTGTACATATCCCCTTTGGGTTGATATTTTTCTTCTGTGGATGGGAAAAGTCCACCGTCTCCCTGTTAGCAAGTTCAAATCCAATCAAGTTTTTTAGTCTTTATAATGATACAGTATGACTATCATTATTGTCCTCGATACTATTAGTTAAGAATTACAATAGTTTTCATAtccattgtaaaatatattttatgggaGAAGGGGGTTGCATGGGCGGCTTTATGTTAGTATACAAAACAATCATTAAAGTTATCTTCTTTTTCGGTTTTTACTCAAGAcaggcgtttcgtctacattaaacgctcgaataaaaaagtttaaaaggccaaaaagaTTACCAATTTCCGAATGTGAGTGTGTATTTGGTAGGTGAGAAAAGGAATTGTTTGTTTCAGAATGGAAATATAAACAAagttaaatgaagaaaaaataaatacagaaaTGAACTTTAAAATACTTGTTACTATATTgggaaaatttaatataatatttatctcgaaaaaaaatccaaaacctTCTCCCAAAAGATGAAAGAACCAAGGGCTGGTACATTTCTTTCTGtcaattatgaaaaaaagaagCACGACATAATTGCCAAACAAGGTAAACTTAGTCTGTATTATTCTGTCTTAACGAAGTTCTATACATTGGAATAAATAATCATATATACAAAGTACACATGGAAAAAGAATACAACATAATATGACTTATGTTAACTGAATTTATGTGACGTGTTTATCCTAAAGTTAGTGTTTGTGGCATACTTTGCGCCTACATGAGGTCTGCAACGACAAATCGATACCATAAAGCTTCTAGATCTGACGGTGTTTATGTACagttcgaaataaaaaaaaaacagtgtggtCATGAAAAGCTTTTATTAGTTTCCGTTGTGAAGCATTTCATATGGTTTATAGAAACACTTAACATCAGTTGgtaaaacaataaatttgtatctTGAATGTTTATCCCcaaaaaagaaaacagattttAAGCAAGCAGTAAAATTCACAAAACAACGCAATGCACCTgaaaaaacaaagacaaacaacacaGCACAAAGCAAAACGAACAAAGAATATTTagttggatttttttaaattataactaTAATAACTTATTATGAAAGCTGTTTCCTTATACATTAAAAGTACTTCgattaaccaaggtgtttaaacAAGTGTCCGACCGATGAAATTAACATGTTCAAATATTATTGTCAAGTATGGATGAAAATTTAGCTTCAGAGATATTGTCCTGGTCATGCCTAAACGAgttcatatatttttaataagAATTATTGTCAAGTTCAATTGTGTCAACGATGGATTGTGTTTAATTTCAACTTTTTGTCGTGACAAAGCCTGGTGTCTGTTAAGCTTACATCAGTTGTAACGATATAGAAGACGTGTCATCAACCTCATTTTGTTTTGAATCCCGGAAAGATGAAGAATGTATAGATTCGTACAATGAAACTTACTCAACCTAAACTGATAAAAATGTGAATCAGATGTGATATTGGGTATATATCAATGAAATAGCAATTACTCTAGTATTCGCACTcaactaattttatttcatcatGTTAACTTGCCTGATTTAAGCTACCTTATTGAAACCTGCATTCAGTTGAAACCTTGTATTaaccaaaataaatcaaaatttaatcatcattaaaaaacaaaagctgtttatttgataattttcccCAGGTATCGTGTGTGCAAGATTTTTGGTGCTAGATATATCAGTATATGTATACTGCATCATATGTGTAAAGGTGTTCCCAAAAGCTATTGTAACTCCTCCGTGGATCAGTTAAAACAACGAACTCACTGTGATCAAATGGTTATTGGATATTAGGTTTAGTCAACCCAGTCAATTTGGCACTTATACACTTTATTTTTGCTGTTGATCTCGATTTTGTTATTTCGAAATTTACATGACACACGTTTCTCTCATAATACTTCCAAAAACACCTTATATCATGGGAAGTGAATAAAGAGCCTTTCTTCGATAGGTCAAcatttctttatcttttgtaaattttgcattttatatttagcatgtatcatgtatattatgacttttgaacagtggtatactattgttgcctttatttgtcgaTTCCATATACAAGATTGACTTTCAATTGGGTTCTTTGTTACATTAATcttaatatattgatatattaacATGTGATACATTTAAAGCTGACAACGTAATACATGCTGACCAAAAATGCAAAAGTATATACTACAAATACTTTCTTATTTGTATGTGCAGTATTTGTAATATGTTTGTAATACATTGCATATATCTTTACAATGGTAAATTCGACTGAAATATTTTAAgccttaaataaaaataataaaatactagTTTACCGCTGTTTAATGGCCATGATAAATCGATTCAGCGAAAAATAAATCGGATTACAAAAGGAAAACCGAAGGAAACATACAACTACACAAGGATAACAACGGAACACCAGAAAACTTAACTACAACAAAAATCAACACCATCAGACATGTTCATAGAAATGGACTAtgtgacaacaactgtcatattcctgatgaACTTGCTTgatgaaatttaaaagaaatgctgttttgaacctggttttattgctagccaAACATCCTGCTTGTATGACAATGTTACcaataccgctaaaatgacaacactacgtgacaggaatactGTTCAAATAAACGCAAGAACACTTAGGACAGAAaagtacataaataaacaatataatagtACCCCATGACACCGTAAACGCAGTGTAAACTGTGCGTCACATGAATTGATCGACATGACAAAAAGTTACTTATTTTGCGACGTGTAAATTACCACAGGTGAATTTCTAGATTAGTTTTATTTATAGACACgtacaaaaatgtaaaactagGGATTGAGTTTAAAAtggtgttatttcatgtattttctgAAAATgcttataatattaaaatgaaattgtgTTGGTAATTGTGTTATTATTTGTGTTTCCTAAACATGTTGGgttttcttctaaatcaaaactgTGTATAACCAAACAATAATGTGCATATAGTAGCTTtaaacgtatcaattgagatatgtaaacacaatACGACGGGGCTGATGGTATGTTATTTCCTAAGGGAAAATTATAAAGatactgaactccaaagaaaattcaaatcggaaagtcccttatgaAATGTCAAAATTACATCTCTAACTCtttaaacgaatggaaaacaactgttatattcctgacttggaacattgTATTaagaaatcttaatatatatagcTACCTAGGTTAAGAcgtacataataaataaataaaatgattaaaaaattggAATAAGGAAACAAGATCGGTGCTCTTTTATAATTTCGTCTCCCTAAATTGAAAAATAGAATTACAAGCTATCAATACATGCTGAATATGAAACGAATAAGTACGTCAATGATAACAATAAcataaagaaaattaataaataaaaaaatatagcaaagGAAGGAGGTGAAAGGTGTTTTTAGAAAAATGGGAGGGTTATTAAAGAATGTAATAATGTTTCGTTATAATGGGGAGGAGTGAATAAATCGATTTTTGTAATTAATTTGATTGCTAAATATAATAACGGTTTTGCACAGCTTTGGATATCAGTATATGTCTCTCTTCTGTTAGTCTATTGGAGCCAAGAAGTAAGATATTAgtgtaaattttgattggaatCTGTAGGTTTTGAATGTGTCTTTGGTGAGGTATATTGATTATTTGTAACTTTCATGACAGTCCCATTCAACTGCATTGTAATGaaaacgatatgtgaacaaaacaaaaagacttaAAAGGTAAAATTGACAAACTAGGGATACAgccgtcaacattgtgttatgattcaaatcattataataacaaacaaatatgccAATAAACAGAAGCAAAATTGTATATATACGAAGAACAAAACCCAAACTGAAGACAAGAATACAACAATTGACGACAGTAAAAAAAAAGCTGGATTAGTATTCCGTTCATATTCCAGATAATTCccatatttcataaaatataatgtTGTTTATACAAAATGAACGAGCGCAATAAAAGTTAATTACAGAAATAAATACCTGAATTCTTTGGCTTTACGTTTTCATTACAAAATTTGGGAATCCTacttatagtgcctaacaagattttgtgaggtagacgaaattgactttaaaacgatcgttttgacttttgatgtgcagaaataggcagatcggacatattttgactttagttacttacttcttaagtttgggattaattgtaatcaacatattccaatgagactgaaaaatgcttttttttattatgataaataataattttacctgccgtagtcgtgcgtaaaatatatttcggtatttctcttacgaaaatgacttgtttaatggaacaaaacgtattatttgtaaactttctcttaactcttcacaataggcttttagaaaataacctttcaactgtatattacgaaaattttgtgaaaatcgaataagtggcaattcttacctttcataccttaactttcattgataaaacataatattgactcgtccagtgtccagtttgaaggtcattttagttaccgtacacattcatgcacgttctaattaattaattgtcatgtatgaaaagcataaacaagtttgaaggtaaacaaataacaacttaatccaatcaaattgcctacgattcaatgacaatgaccagtccacatcataaaaatgtataggggtaaactgggtagggagaaaatgtcagatatattaagttcattattttgcaataacgagtaaaaatttgttaaccaatagatttgttataatttcatgaacatgtcgttatgtattggtatagtttttggatctttcattagcgtatttaaggctgtagaaagtttggccttcaaaagtcaacataatcattgactttataaagaaaattcgcctttttaaaacaatgaatgtttcacaaataatacgcgacaacaaagcaaaatcatttcttaaaacactgcaaaaaaataattctgattgatgcagtggtattgtcataaattgcactggagtgaacagtggtacatcaaacgtcgaattccctcacacaatgttatcacacactataataatacagttgttataatttttatttgactAATCctctttttgttttatatgttttgtaatcAACCAAGACGTAACCAAACCAGgatcttattatataatagaaaaCCGTAATCATGATTAATTAAGAAACGCagttacatattattatattttttttttgttgtagcTATAAAGATAAGATGTTTTCCGGTTTATCTAACATAAGCATTATCATTTGGTCAATTTggatattaatattttgtattattgGTGGTGTGTATTGTACAAGTGAGttcgatatttttatttttgatctcTAAAAGTTCATTTACTTATAAAGAAAATGTATCTAACTTGAATTAAATTCTTAATCAGATACAATACATATTCATGCTTATTCGTGTAATTCAAATAACGAAACAGACGCCAAGTGAAACTGGTGTTAATTGATAacactttaaacattattttaactaACTTGTTCCCACGCTCATTAATtaatattcattataatttaGATTACATAATTCGAAACAGTTATTACGTACGGAAATTATAATTTCCATGGTGAATATGTCTATTGGTTGACAATAtaacaaactagtcaaaatatatacttaattttatcatcggtacaaggacatcattcgtaaatataacatgtataaatcaaCATCAAACATCTTATACGTGCAGGTATTTCATATCCAATATTGTAGAGTAATATTCTctcatcagactcggacttcttttaaacttagTTATACTATTCGTATTGATTTCTGTTTCTTTATTTCTActttggttagaggtatagggggagatcTCACaagacatgtttaaccccgccgcatgtttgcgcctgtcccaagtcgggagcatctggcctttgttagcaTTGTATTTAAGTATTAGTtcaattatatgttttggagttaaatGTGACGTCCGTTTTCACTAAACTAGCACACGATTGTATTCAGGGACCAGCAAACCGCATCCAGGTGCGGTATTTTCTCACTGCGTTTAaggcccattggtggccttcggttgttgtcgtctctttggtcgggttgttacaattgtctctttgacatattccccttttccattctcaatattattcgTGTTTTTTAACATATGAATATTACAAATCTTACCTGACCGGGATTCGGAATCATGCTACTGAGCTATATTTGCACCAAATTGCCTAACACTATGCACAGAGCGCTAGACAACATTGATATCGTATCATCGACCAATAATAAATCATGTAATGATTGTGATTGAACGCTTATTAACTTTAGCCGGCGTTAACCATACCATAATGTATTAATTAAAAAGAACGAATTCGGATATATTACCGTGTTATTCTGCTGAATTGAtttaagaattttgaaaatttaaaatacaaatttttcaCATGAAGTTATCGCGATCGCTTCTTGATTACATAGTCACGTACTATCTTTAAACCACAAAGTAATAGTGTACAAGGCTGAGTAGAGTACAATTTTGAAAAACTGCTGAATTGAtttaagaattttgaaaatttagaatACAAATTTTTCACATGAAGTTATCGCGATCGCTTCTTGATTACATAGTCACGTACTATCTTTAAACCACAAAGTAATAGTGTACAAGGCTGAGTAGAgtacaattttgaaaaaagttaatacataattgttttcattaataatggccattttgaaaagtatagatatttattttaaaaagtgaacGCACTTGTCGAACGTTGGTTTatacagagagagagagagagagagagagagagagagagagagagagagagagagagagagagagagagagagagagagagagagagagagagagagagtaacAGAATTATAGATAAGTACACTTTTAATTATATATTCAAAAGAAGATAGAAACATCCAGAACCAATCTGATTCAAATACAGATCTATGTGTAACGTTCTATGCTTCATAGAAGTTATTAACATATTAAAATCAGACTTATATTTCAATCACTTTTTaagaaattcgtcatcacaattgttagtTGTCTTGTATACCACACTATTCAATTGAAATTGAATTGTATATTTCAGGGGAAATGGTAAACAACAtagatatatgcctttttgtctTGGTTTTATTTACCGCAGAAAACGGCCAAACGAATGTCGACGCACAGATAACATCTAAGGTAGCAGCTTGCGCTATGGCTGCTGAAAGAGTCGTAACAAAAGTGCTGTCGGTCACCAATGGAGGATCACATggggcccaagaccacaattaatgaccccgcttttcgttgttcacgaatatagttccctttaattatagtgtattttttctttattttttttctttccctttctcattcatttcttagcttttctggggtgggaatgaaagaagagagctgaaataaacttttggatgttttattttaactgattttaataaggaaagagtgattaggccaggtgcaaaaaggttatatttacacttttcggaacatctcttgacttgcctataggggtatggatgtgtattggccaaatttgtatgatgtaaacatgcaatttttctgaaaattgcatatGTTTTGGGACTTGAACTGTACATTActcacacaaaaaattagacaaaaagaacaattcaattttttttaatgcgacaaaacgttataaagaaatgataggagaattaattgtggtctcgggccatGGGACGTGGAGTGGTCCTGAATTTTGTGCAATAGGTTATTATGCAACTGGATACTCTTTGAAGGTAATCTGTTATCTGTAAAACATCCACATATCAGTTTTATACAGTCTAGAATTGGTCATGTCAATGCGTGTATGATAATGTCAGTACTAAAACTAATGATATAGCTAACTCAGGCAAAACTGATctaaaaaagcaaaatcacaaaaacactgaactccgaggaaatttagAACGGAAAGTTTATAATCAAATTGCAAGTTCAAAACCTCATACACATTAAATGAATCGATAACAgatgtcattttcctgacttggtacaggcatgtccttgtgtagaaaatggtttACTGTAAAccttttcacttgtatgacagtcgcataaaatttcattatattgaaaacgatatgtgaacaaataaatcagacataataagtaaaaatgtcaaaaataggggtgcggcagtcaacattgtgttataatttcaatcactataaaaacacaaaaacaaatatgttacaaaagAGCACAAAAAGGCAAATAGACAAAACATActagcaaaaataaaagacaagaatacaaacatttacaatagaacaataacacaatgacgggatgtacagaGGCACGTCAAATGATTCAAAGAAGTCATACTGACAAAGCACATTAGcgaaaataaaagacaagaatataaaaattatcatagaaacaTTTGACAATGATGGTTGTTTTTTCGGTCATTTTGATTGTAAAACCGTAACATTAtgttaattcaaaattttgacctcCTTCGGGTTCTTCATGATGTTAATCATTAAAACGCACGATTCGCGCACGAACtttccagaaaccgtataagatatcgacaaattattatttctaaatttttattgcaaaggtacgttgaacgtaaaagggagttttctcccctcttgtatttaaaaatacgcgtatggtgatataactcattaacaaaatataattaagacctatggtcttttgattcgaggtccttggtttatgaccttgaaattgatctcaaggtcatagcttaatttgacgttctagattttgacctttgcttctacctcatatgtatacatgagaaagccatgagacttttggcaaaaggtatcaaaccatttaaccttgaaaataacaacaagaagtgaccttgtgtaaaccggaagtagctattttttgtactttattaatataaaagtatatagaatcagatatttttgaatcagtgtcaattaaatattcaaatattatcgaaagtaacatttttttaaacaggaagtaacaaattatctccctttttttttaaatattgtatagaaaccatatatttttgaaatcagcgtacaataagctatcatttgacgattgaaatgacactTTAACTTAATTTGACAacattcatattaaaatacattgtttttggtggaaagaccttcaattgttctctgattTATAAAGAGTTTATTCAACCTCAGTTAAAAATTAACTTAGAATCTCATTTGCTCAATAAATTCATAACATACAAAGTTTGGCTCAAAATATTTATCGACATAAGTATTGTTGAATTGGTGTTAATTAGTACATCTCCTTTAGATTGAAGAAAAACAAGGAAAAGGAGACGACACCGCACTGAATGCTATACGCTTAAAATGTCGAAAAGGAAATAACTCTCCTATTACTGGTGGAACTATTTTAGCCCAAGACGGAATATGGGGTCGATGGTCGAGAGAAATGGATTGTGATTCTGGTAAACAATTTGTTAGTTTTCGTCTGCAGGTTGAAGAAAATCAGGTAAAATCAGTATACTTTAAATGTATTGTGGACAAAAATAACTTCACAtgcttttcaaatgttttatgtaAGTCTTAAATGTTTTCAGAGATGAGGACGTCCTGACAAATGAAAGAGCAACGTTAACAGTTGCGTGAAGCAActcatattttatataattctATACTTTAGTTAACGTTTAAACGTTTCATAATATTACTGAATGACTTAGACATGTAATAGActcaaatttataattttcattaaaatctgCTGTCCATGCTTTGTTAGATATCTATACTATAAAACgaaaagacctcattttgtgtgtcgcttctcttctttccacaataaattaatcatcatgcctctatgTCATATAGGTACAtggcatagtcgcatttgtcatccattcatatcattattcagattgagttattttgggagaaaaacgagaaaaagtcttttacaaaaatgtattgatttcaataaaagaagatgtggtatgtttgccaaagAGACAGCTcctcacaagagacaaaaatgacacagaaattaacaattataggtcaccgtacggccctcaacaatgagcaaagccatattcaactataaaaggccccgaaatgacaatgtaaaacaattcaaacgagaaaactaacggccttatctatatgTACAAATATGcaatttatagtaatgaatgtacATAATATACATTTAAGCGTTAAAATCATCTATGCGTTATTAgaattaatagaaaataaaaacagggGGAAGTTTGGGAAAAAAAGGATGAGCCGGGCTAGAAAACAAGTGTCCTGTCCCAaggtacctttgacttttgataccttttctgtcattaaatcttttacaaaatttcattgattacgaaaaaagaagatgtggtaggattgccaaagagacagttctcaacaagagacaaaaaatgaccagaaatcaacaactataggtcaccatacggccttcaacaatgagcaaagcctataccccatagtcagctataaaggccccgaaattacagtgtaaaacaaatcaaacgagaaagctaacggctttatttatgttcaaaatttgaacgaaaaacaaatatgtaacacgtaaacaaacgacaaccactatttacaggctactgacttgcatgttcata contains:
- the LOC139488720 gene encoding vitelline membrane outer layer protein 1-like yields the protein MFSGLSNISIIIWSIWILIFCIIGGVYCTREMVNNIDICLFVLVLFTAENGQTNVDAQITSKVAACAMAAERVVTKVLSVTNGGSHGTWSGPEFCAIGYYATGYSLKIEEKQGKGDDTALNAIRLKCRKGNNSPITGGTILAQDGIWGRWSREMDCDSGKQFVSFRLQVEENQGRGDDTAANYVSFMCRSFNGGGTHIIGTRGFWGPFGAWSQTCPLGSAICGLEVQIEPNQRRGDDTALNNAKFYCCSQ